From the genome of Nicotiana sylvestris chromosome 2, ASM39365v2, whole genome shotgun sequence, one region includes:
- the LOC138885043 gene encoding uncharacterized protein — MPFGLKNDGATYMRPMTAIFHYMIHQEIEVYVDDVIIKSRTQDDHVRDLNKFFEWLHKYDLKLNPAKCAFGVPSGKPLGFIVSRRGIELDPTKIKSIRDLPPPRTKKEVMNLLARLNCISRFIAQLASTCEPIFKMLTKDVAIKWTDECQEAFDKIKEYLSNTPVLAQALVDHLAENPVNDEYQPLSTYFPDEELNSVEVTSEETNVWKMFFNGAMNAKGIGIGAILISPTGQHYPATARLQFFCTNNTIEYEACIMGINMAIRQHVKELLIMGDSDLIIRQAQGEWETRDVKLIPYKQLVEDLSKRFKSVEFRYIPRFHNELADALATLASMLPYPGNLHTDPLEIQIRERHSYYNTVETELDVQPWYHDIKRFLKIKEYPEQARGDQKRTIRRLASDFFLSGEVLYKRTPNLNLIRCVDIEEAGRIMYEVHAGVYGPHMNRYVLGKKILRAGY, encoded by the exons atgccttttggtttgaagaacgacggggcaacttatatgaggcccatgactgccatttttcactACATGATAcaccaagaaatcgaggtgtatgtggatgatgtgatcatcaaatccagaacACAGGACGACCATGTTCGAGACCTGAATAAGTTCTTTGAGTGGCTGCATaagtatgatttgaagctaaatccggctaaatgtgcatttggggttccgtcTGGGAAAcctttgggattcatagtcagtcggaggggcatagagctagacccaacaaagataaagtctattcgggatttgcctcccCCAAGAACTAAGAAAGAGGTTATGAACCTACTGGCAAGGTTGAACTGCATCAGCCGGTTCATTGCTCAGTTGGCatccacatgtgagcccatattcaagatGTTAACGAAAGATGTAGCAAttaaatggacagatgagtgtcaagaagcttttgacaaaatcaaagaatatctgtcgaacacgccagtcttg GCACAAGCTTTAGTAGATCACCTAGCCGAAAACCCTGTTAATGATGAATATCAACCCTTAAGTACTTACTTCCCGGACGAGGAGTTGAATTCAGTCGAGGTAACGTCAGAAGAAACCAATGTGTGGAAAATGTTCTTCAATGGAGCTATGAACGCAAAAGGTatcgggattggggcaattttaatCTCACCAACTGGTCAACACTATCCAGCTACAGCCCGACTTcagtttttctgcacaaacaacactattgagtatgaagcttgcattatgggtatAAATATGGCAATCCGCCAACATGTGAAAGAATTGttgatcatgggagattcagacttgattatccgacaagctcagggtgaatgggaaactcgggatgtcaagcttattccctACAAACAACTTGTGGAAGACCTTAGCAAGCGATTCAAGTCAGTCGAGTTTAGGTACATTCCTCGTTTCCACAATGAGTTAGCcgatgcactcgctactttggcctcgatgttgcCGTATCCAGGCAATCTCCACACTGACccgttggaaatccaaatccgagaaaggcACAGTTACTACAATACGGTTGAGACAGAATTggatgttcagccatggtatcatgatatcaagagatttctgaaaattaaagaatatcccgagcaagcccgtggagaccaaaagagaaccattagacggctTGCAAGCGATTTCTTCTTGAGCGGtgaggtattgtataaaaggacTCCAAATCTCAACTTGATAAGATGTGTTGACATCGaagaggccggaagaatcatgtatgaagtgcacgcaggagtgtATGGACCCCACATGAATAGGTACGTCTTGggaaagaaaatccttcgagcaggctattaa